A region of Mycolicibacterium brumae DNA encodes the following proteins:
- the trpB gene encoding tryptophan synthase subunit beta produces the protein MDRTPGLPHASAGVAVPSQHDPDARGHFGVYGGRFVAEALMAVIEEVTATYEKVRNDREFLDELDRLQADYAGRPSPLYEAARLSDHAGGARIFLKREDLNHTGSHKINNVLGQALLAQKMGKKRVIAETGAGQHGVATATACALLGLECVIYMGAVDTARQALNVARMRLLGAEVVSVTAGSATLKDAISEAFRDWVTNAESTYYCFGTAAGPHPFPLLVRDFQRVIGLEARQQILDRAGRLPDAVVACVGGGSNAIGVFHAFIDDPGVRLVGFEAAGDGMETGRHAATFTGGSPGAFQGSYSYLLQDEDGQTIESHSISAGLDYPGVGPEHAWLKDTGRAEYRPITDTEAMDAFGLLCRTEGIIPAIESAHAVAGALQLGRELGPGAVIICNLSGRGDKDVATAAKWFGLLDDEAAQ, from the coding sequence ATGGATCGCACCCCCGGGTTGCCGCACGCCAGCGCTGGCGTCGCCGTCCCCAGCCAGCATGATCCCGATGCTCGCGGTCACTTCGGCGTGTACGGCGGCCGGTTCGTCGCCGAAGCGCTGATGGCCGTCATCGAAGAGGTCACCGCGACCTACGAGAAGGTCCGCAACGACCGCGAGTTCCTCGACGAACTCGACCGGTTGCAGGCCGACTACGCCGGGCGGCCGTCGCCGCTGTACGAGGCGGCTCGGCTGTCCGACCACGCCGGCGGCGCCCGGATCTTCCTCAAGCGCGAGGACCTCAACCACACCGGCTCGCACAAGATCAACAATGTGCTGGGCCAGGCGCTGCTGGCGCAGAAGATGGGCAAGAAGCGGGTCATCGCCGAGACCGGCGCCGGCCAGCACGGGGTGGCCACTGCCACCGCGTGCGCGCTGCTCGGCCTGGAGTGCGTCATCTACATGGGCGCGGTGGACACCGCGCGGCAGGCGCTCAACGTGGCCCGGATGCGGCTGCTGGGCGCCGAGGTGGTTTCCGTGACCGCCGGTTCGGCCACCCTCAAGGACGCCATCAGTGAGGCGTTCCGGGACTGGGTCACCAACGCCGAGAGCACCTACTACTGCTTCGGCACCGCGGCCGGGCCGCACCCGTTCCCACTGCTGGTGCGCGACTTCCAGCGGGTGATCGGGCTGGAGGCCCGCCAGCAGATCCTCGACCGCGCCGGCCGGCTGCCGGACGCGGTGGTGGCGTGCGTCGGCGGCGGCTCCAACGCGATCGGCGTCTTCCACGCGTTCATCGACGACCCGGGTGTGCGACTGGTCGGTTTCGAGGCGGCCGGCGACGGGATGGAGACCGGCCGGCACGCGGCGACGTTCACCGGCGGATCGCCGGGCGCGTTCCAGGGCTCGTACTCCTACCTGCTGCAGGACGAGGACGGCCAGACCATCGAATCCCATTCCATCTCAGCGGGATTGGACTACCCGGGCGTCGGCCCCGAGCACGCCTGGCTCAAGGACACCGGCCGCGCGGAGTACCGCCCGATCACCGACACCGAGGCGATGGACGCGTTCGGGCTGCTCTGCCGCACCGAGGGCATCATCCCGGCGATCGAATCCGCGCATGCGGTGGCCGGCGCG
- the trpC gene encoding indole-3-glycerol phosphate synthase TrpC, which translates to MSSASVLDSIIEGVRADVAAREAVVSFAEIKAAAEAAPAPRDVPAALRRPGIGVIAEVKRASPSKGQLANIADPADLARAYEAGGARIISVLTEERRFHGSLADLDAVRAAVSIPVLRKDFIVGPYQIHEARAHGADMVLLIVAALEQPALEAMLDRTESLGMTALVEVHTEEEADRALRAGASVIGVNARDLKTLTVDRDCFGRIAPGLPSGVIRVAESGVRGTADLLAYAGAGADAVLVGEGLVTSGDPRSAVADLVTAGAHPSCPKPAR; encoded by the coding sequence ATGAGTTCGGCGAGCGTGCTCGACTCCATCATCGAAGGAGTCCGCGCCGACGTTGCCGCCCGCGAGGCGGTGGTGAGCTTTGCCGAGATCAAGGCCGCCGCGGAGGCTGCTCCGGCGCCGCGTGACGTGCCGGCCGCGCTGCGCCGGCCGGGTATCGGCGTTATCGCCGAGGTCAAGCGCGCCAGCCCGTCCAAGGGTCAGTTGGCCAATATCGCCGACCCGGCCGATCTGGCCCGGGCCTATGAGGCCGGCGGCGCCCGCATCATCAGCGTGTTGACCGAGGAACGGCGTTTCCATGGATCCTTGGCGGATCTGGACGCGGTCCGCGCGGCGGTCTCGATCCCGGTGCTGCGCAAGGACTTCATCGTCGGTCCGTACCAGATCCACGAGGCACGCGCGCACGGCGCGGACATGGTGCTGCTGATCGTCGCCGCACTCGAGCAGCCCGCGCTGGAAGCGATGCTGGACCGCACCGAATCACTTGGCATGACCGCGTTGGTCGAGGTGCACACCGAGGAGGAGGCCGACCGCGCGTTGCGCGCCGGGGCCAGCGTCATCGGCGTCAACGCTCGCGACCTCAAGACCCTGACGGTGGATCGGGACTGCTTCGGCCGGATCGCCCCCGGGCTGCCCAGCGGCGTGATCCGGGTGGCCGAATCCGGTGTTCGCGGCACTGCCGACCTGCTGGCCTACGCCGGAGCCGGCGCCGACGCTGTGCTCGTCGGCGAGGGCCTGGTGACCAGCGGAGATCCGCGCAGCGCGGTCGCCGACCTGGTCACCGCTGGCGCGCACCCGTCCTGCCCGAAGCCGGCGCGCTGA
- a CDS encoding TIGR02234 family membrane protein produces the protein MADRSRRVAQLLLLVAALGLWGASRLTWVSIIVADGLGQPRDIDVNGAAWSAALTPLALVLAAVAVAALAAKPWALRLLAAVVAAAVAALGYLGVSQWVVADVARRAAGIVDVATNTLAGSSRHYSGAVLTLICAGCALAAAVLLLRAASSSGTTAAARYAAPAVRRGDSARTAGAGAAMSERMMWDAIDEGDDPTADSTSDADAADREPGGQGR, from the coding sequence GTGGCTGACCGGTCGCGCCGGGTCGCGCAACTGTTGCTCCTGGTCGCCGCGCTCGGGCTGTGGGGCGCCTCCCGTTTGACCTGGGTGAGCATCATCGTCGCCGACGGGCTCGGCCAGCCCCGCGACATCGACGTCAACGGCGCGGCCTGGTCCGCCGCGCTGACGCCGCTGGCGTTGGTGCTGGCCGCGGTGGCGGTGGCCGCGCTGGCCGCGAAACCGTGGGCGCTTCGGCTGCTGGCCGCGGTGGTCGCCGCCGCGGTGGCCGCCCTCGGCTACCTGGGTGTCAGCCAGTGGGTGGTCGCCGATGTGGCGCGCCGCGCCGCCGGCATCGTCGACGTCGCCACCAACACCCTGGCCGGCAGCTCCCGGCACTACTCGGGCGCGGTGCTGACGCTGATCTGCGCGGGGTGCGCGCTGGCCGCGGCGGTGCTGCTGCTGCGGGCCGCGTCGAGTTCGGGGACCACCGCCGCCGCCCGGTACGCGGCTCCGGCCGTTCGGCGCGGTGATTCGGCCCGCACGGCCGGGGCCGGGGCGGCGATGTCGGAACGGATGATGTGGGACGCCATCGACGAGGGCGACGATCCCACGGCCGATTCGACGAGTGACGCCGACGCCGCGGACCGGGAGCCGGGCGGGCAGGGGCGGTGA